From the [Limnothrix rosea] IAM M-220 genome, the window GATCGCCCCGACCGATTCCCCAGATTTACACTTTACCGACACCATTAAAGCCGGAGCTGGACTCTGTGATCCCGCAGCGGTTAGTTTTCTTGTCAATAATGCGAAGGCAGCAATCCATCACCTTGTGGATATGGGGGTGGACTTTGACCGTAAAAATGGTGAACTTGCCATGACCTTAGAAGCTGCCCATTCCCGACCAAGGGTTTTGCACTCAAAGGACACCACCGGGAAAGCGATTATCACCACGCTGATCGAAAAAGTTTTAGAGCGTCCAAATATTCATGTCGTTTCCCAAGCTTTTGCGCTGCAGTTGCGCCGTGATCAAACAGGTAGATGTTGTGGCGTGAGCGTTTTATATGATGGTTGCATTCATTGGCTTAGTTCTGGGGCAGTAATTTTAGCGACGGGTGGTGGCGGTCAAGTCTTTGCCCAAACGACAAATCCGACCGTGAGCACGGGGGATGGGGTTGCCTTGGCGTGGCGACTAGGGGCACAGTTGCGGGATCTGGAATTTTTTCAGTTTCACCCAACCGCTTTAACCAAACCCGGTGCGCCGCGCTTTTTAATTAGTGAGGCAGTGCGGGGCGAAGGGGCACATCTTCTTGGTTTTAACGGCGATCGCTTTGTCTTTGGCTACCATCCAGACGGTGAATTAGCGCCGCGGGATGTGGTGAGTCGAGCGATATTTAGTTACCTTGCTGAAAATGCGGGTGATCCGGCAAATGCTCACGTATATCTCGATTTGAGCGTTATTCCAGAGGAGGAAATCCGGCGACGCTTTCCGAATATTATTCGAATGTGTGCCGAGTGGGGCGTTGATGTTTTTTCAGAGCCGATTCCAGTCGCGCCTGCTGCCCACTATTGGATGGGGGGCATTAAAACTAAGGCGACCTGTGAAACGTCAATTTCCGGTTTGTATGCCATTGGCGAAACGTCTAGTACGGGTGTTCATGGTGCAAATCGTTTAGCCAGTAATTCTTTATTGGAATGTTTAGTTTTTGCGGCGCAGCTCCACCAGTTTGACCCTCCAAATCCTGATGCCCCGGAAGAAAATATTTCACCAAAAGTGGTCGCGGAACATTGGCGGCGGGAAACGGTGAAAGTCCAAACTATTCGGGCAGATTTACCGTTTTTACTGTGGCAAAGTGCAGGGATTTGTCGGCATCAACAAACTCTAGATGAGGCGATCGCCCAAGTTTCACATTGGCGAGATCAATTACAGGAAATGGCTTTGGCGCAATTTTTACAGCTTCGGGAAGATACCACCATTGAATTTGAACACCCCGACGCGGAAACCGAGCTTCGTCTCTACGCTGAGACCTGTAACCTTGCTGATGTCGCATGGCTAATCCTTAAAAGTGCAGCTTGGCGCACCGAAAGTCGTGGTGGACATTATCGACTTGATTACCCGGCAACTCAACCAGATTGGCAAGTGCACACTTTTATTGAAGGGGAAGAATTTCGGCGATCGCCCCTTGTGGAGTGACGCGTTAGAGGGACACGGCGAATGGGGGAGTGGGAGAATGGGGGAACAGAAAAAACTCATCATTAAAAACCATCTTGTCTCTCTATCTCCGCGTCTCCGTGTCCCCGTATCCCTGTGTCCCCCAACCTCCCTATCCTGCCAAAAATTCATCCTCAAACCGCAGGGCGATCGCCCCATTTTGTCCACCGAAACCAAAGCTTAGACAAAGGGCATGGTGAATTATTTCCGGTTGAGATTGCCAGACAAAATTTAGATCAAACTCAGGATTTCTCAGACCAACACAGGGAAATAGAGTTTGCGATCGCAGCATCATTAAAGAAAAAGCCGCACTCATAATCCCCGATGCCCCAAGACTATGACCCGTTGCGCCTTTACTGCCACTCACCCACGGGCGGTGAGGAAATAATTCTGCAATCATCTGGGCTTCAGCTTGGTCATTAAGTTTAGTGCTTGTGCCGTGGGGATGAATGTGATCAACTTGGTTTGGGGTTAAATTCGCTCTCGTTAAACATTGGGCGATCGCCCGTTGGGCTGGTAAATGGCTTTTTTGTGGCGCACTGACATGGTAGGCATCACAGGTAAAACTCCAGCCGAGAATTTCACCATAAATTTTGGCCTTTCGTCGCCGAGCTGAAGTAAAAGTTTCCAACATTAACATCGCGCCCCCTTCCCCCAGAACTAAACCCTCGCGATTTTTATCAAAGGGAAAACAGCCCTGCGTTGCCATTGCACCCATTTTCTGGAAACCCGCAATACTCAATCGCGTAATTGGTGATTCGATCGCCCCCACCAAGACCCGCTCACAGTCACCGCGCCGTAACAATTCAAAGCCCTGACACAGTGCCCAAAGTCCCGTCGTACAAGCCCCCATCGGTGCCAGTAAAGAACCCGCTGAGCCAATTTGTCTAGCCGTGGCGATCGCCAACTGTTGCGGTAAAAGTTCTAACCAATCTTCTAATAGTTGCTGATTGCCGCCGCGATATTTTTGATTGATTGCTTCAATTTTCCCTTGAAAACCACGACTAGACCCCACCACCACCGCACAATTTTTCAGGGGCTTTGTTAACTTAGCATCCACTAGAACATCGTTAACTAGCGGCGATCGCCACGACTCTAAATTCAGAGGATATTTCCCTAACATCGCCACCGGAATCACCAGTAAATCAGAAAAAGGTTGCCGTAGCCGAATTGCCGTTTTTCCCGCCAGTAGCGCCTGCCATGATTGGCTGAGATTACCCAATCCCGAACATAAACCCATGCCAGTGACGACAACACGCACCATCTTCCCAATGTCCTAAATTATCCCAACAAAAAAGGGTAATCCCCTTTAGACTACCCTGACTATTTCCCTTAAATTGCGCAATTCACGAACATCCATAAAATGCAGTAAGACTTAATTGCAAATCATTACTTAATGAGATTGTCCGCACCTTCAATTAATCTGGCAGATTCAATGCGATCGCCCATTTGAATACTGTCCACCACATCAATCCCTTCAACAACCTTGCCGAAAACAGCATAATTACCATCAAGGAAACTCAACTCAGCCAAGGTGAAATAAAACTGCGCCGATGCCGAATTTGGAGCCTGCGAGCGAGCCATGGCGATCGTCCCCTTTTCATGCTTAAGCGTTACCTTACTCCCATCAAGACTAGCCCGACCATACACAGGATCTTCACTGCCCTCTAACTTGATTTCTAACGGTAAATCCCGGCGAGCACCCGTTTCCGGCTCGACATAGCCACCACGGCCAAGCTGGGCGATCGGCACACTAGGATCTTTCCCCACAGGATCACCACCCTGCGCCACAAAAGGCTCAGGATCGCGAATGACCCGGTGAAAAGCCAAACCATCATAAACCCCCCGCTCCACCAAATCAGCAAAATTACCCGCTGTAATAGGAGCATCTTCGCCATTGAGCTCAATCACAATAGATTGTCCATTGACGACCATTTCAACCTTAGCCATACCCTCTAAACGAGGCGTATAGTCATCAAAAGGATTAACCGTTGTTGTTGTCGACTCAGTCGTACTAGATTCACTGTCCGGTGTACTCGTTGGCGCGCAGCCGACTAAAGTCAAACTTCCGATCAAAACAGCGATACAAAAAACTTGCCACGGATGTCTCATTGGGATCTTTTTTTCTCCGAAAATTTCAACACAACAAAATTCAACAAAAAAGTAGGGAACTCGACGTGTCAATCACACCATAAAGTTCCCATGACCATACTTAAAACATAGGCAAATAGAAAAAATCTAGAGTCCTTCGAGGGGAATCGTTAAAAATCTGGCTAATTCAGCCCCTTGATTTTCCAGTTCAGACAGAGGAATAGGCTCCCCCACACGAGTGAGAGGAATATCGCCCTTATTTTTGACCCGTAAATAAAGTACACGGCGAGGATTTAAGCCT encodes:
- the nadB gene encoding L-aspartate oxidase, translated to MTSETNLPKQFDVVVIGSGAAGLYAALSLPSHLRVGLITKAKLRTGSSKWAQGGIAAAIAPTDSPDLHFTDTIKAGAGLCDPAAVSFLVNNAKAAIHHLVDMGVDFDRKNGELAMTLEAAHSRPRVLHSKDTTGKAIITTLIEKVLERPNIHVVSQAFALQLRRDQTGRCCGVSVLYDGCIHWLSSGAVILATGGGGQVFAQTTNPTVSTGDGVALAWRLGAQLRDLEFFQFHPTALTKPGAPRFLISEAVRGEGAHLLGFNGDRFVFGYHPDGELAPRDVVSRAIFSYLAENAGDPANAHVYLDLSVIPEEEIRRRFPNIIRMCAEWGVDVFSEPIPVAPAAHYWMGGIKTKATCETSISGLYAIGETSSTGVHGANRLASNSLLECLVFAAQLHQFDPPNPDAPEENISPKVVAEHWRRETVKVQTIRADLPFLLWQSAGICRHQQTLDEAIAQVSHWRDQLQEMALAQFLQLREDTTIEFEHPDAETELRLYAETCNLADVAWLILKSAAWRTESRGGHYRLDYPATQPDWQVHTFIEGEEFRRSPLVE
- a CDS encoding beta-ketoacyl-ACP synthase: MRVVVTGMGLCSGLGNLSQSWQALLAGKTAIRLRQPFSDLLVIPVAMLGKYPLNLESWRSPLVNDVLVDAKLTKPLKNCAVVVGSSRGFQGKIEAINQKYRGGNQQLLEDWLELLPQQLAIATARQIGSAGSLLAPMGACTTGLWALCQGFELLRRGDCERVLVGAIESPITRLSIAGFQKMGAMATQGCFPFDKNREGLVLGEGGAMLMLETFTSARRRKAKIYGEILGWSFTCDAYHVSAPQKSHLPAQRAIAQCLTRANLTPNQVDHIHPHGTSTKLNDQAEAQMIAELFPHRPWVSGSKGATGHSLGASGIMSAAFSLMMLRSQTLFPCVGLRNPEFDLNFVWQSQPEIIHHALCLSFGFGGQNGAIALRFEDEFLAG
- a CDS encoding peptidylprolyl isomerase, with product MRHPWQVFCIAVLIGSLTLVGCAPTSTPDSESSTTESTTTTVNPFDDYTPRLEGMAKVEMVVNGQSIVIELNGEDAPITAGNFADLVERGVYDGLAFHRVIRDPEPFVAQGGDPVGKDPSVPIAQLGRGGYVEPETGARRDLPLEIKLEGSEDPVYGRASLDGSKVTLKHEKGTIAMARSQAPNSASAQFYFTLAELSFLDGNYAVFGKVVEGIDVVDSIQMGDRIESARLIEGADNLIK